From a single Tachypleus tridentatus isolate NWPU-2018 chromosome 6, ASM421037v1, whole genome shotgun sequence genomic region:
- the LOC143252341 gene encoding ipis-1-like, producing the protein MERLASACDNFGLDLYRICWNKNKDGNIFFSPFSISAALAMILEGAKGDTAEQLWHTLYIAGMKEPDVEKEYRAYLNLIKSPGPNIILDIANNIFVQKDYHIHPEFKEVLQKYYSAYAEEVDFGAHHEEVRQEINKWVAGATEEKIKELFSPGVIGSVTHMVVANAAYLKGNWGFVFDPKETKKVPFHLSETETVDVDMMYKKGEFRYSICPELKCTALELPYIGDKLAMVILLPNEVDGLLYLEEEISVLSLGMIFGRMMNEEEVCVSLPKFKLEESLSLAEMAKEMGAKDLFSKNADLSGISDKDDLHVDAMIHKAYFEIAEGGQEPAGKPLPMFRYTPEIDFVVNRPFIFLIRDLKYGIVLFLGSIKKPF; encoded by the coding sequence ATGGAACGTCTGGCTTCTGCATGTGATAATTTTGGTCTTGATCTATATCGAATCTGCTGGAATAAAAACAAAGATGGCAACATTTTTTTCTCACCATTTAGTATTTCTGCAGCACTGGCAATGATTCTAGAAGGAGCTAAGGGTGACACAGCTGAACAACTGTGGCATACTTTATACATAGCAGGGATGAAGGAACCAGATGTCGAGAAGGAATACAGAGCTTATCTCAATTTGATCAAGTCTCCTGGACCCAACATCATCCTAGATATAGCAAACAACATATTCGTACAGAAGGATTATCATATTCACCCAGAATTTAAAGAAGTATTGCAGAAATATTACAGTGCTTATGCTGAAGAAGTTGATTTTGGAGCTCACCACGAAGAAGTCCGACAAGAAATTAATAAGTGGGTAGCAGGAGCAACAGAAGAAAAGATAAAAGAGCTCTTTTCACCTGGTGTTATTGGCTCAGTAACACACATGGTTGTTGCTAATGCAGCATACCTGAAAGGAAACTGGGGTTTTGTCTTTGATCCCAAGGAGACAAAAAAGGTACCTTTTCACCTCTCTGAAACTGAAACTGTCGATGTTGATATGATGTATAAGAAGGGGGAGTTTAGATATTCTATATGTCCTGAACTAAAATGCACTGCATTGGAACTACCTTACATAGGAGATAAGCTTGCCATGGTAATCCTACTGCCAAATGAGGTTGATGGTTTGTTGTACTTGGAAGAGGAGATATCAGTGTTGTCCTTGGGCATGATCTTTGGACGCATGATGAACGAAGAGGAAGTGTGTGTCTCTTTGCCAAAGTTTAAGCTGGAAGAAAGTTTATCTTTAGCTGAAATGGCTAAAGAAATGGGAGCTAAAGATCTTTTCAGTAAGAATGCTGACCTTTCTGGAATCAGTGATAAGGATGATCTTCATGTTGATGCCATGATCCATAAAGCGTATTTTGAAATTGCAGAAGGTGGACAGGAACCAGCTGGAAAACCATTACCCATGTTCCGTTACACACCAGAAATTGATTTTGTTGTTAATAGACCATTCATATTTCTGATCCGTGATCTGAAATATGGAATTGTCTTATTTTTGGGAAGTATCAAAAAGcctttttaa